In Paenibacillus sonchi, a single genomic region encodes these proteins:
- a CDS encoding AraC family transcriptional regulator, whose translation MKLIFYFVSANVLVLGISFALLYWQSSKTLLEEIGDHSESLLVNSAQNTARLMEWALEFSFSSSNDSTLKVYALSDQYSDFETFEVWSRLMDIKNANPAIDSVYLINDYTNTVVDSRLGLNDAAAFYDQDIIERLRDPVTANHSVLIPRTLSLPLTGNKPKEVTTIIRFYEKGSSISAFVMNVDTDNLMTLLQNNSNYANRSVTVLNDRDETVYSSTSLNREQIAELRNHGSKGESGWKLFQPRTQGEQLMVYASASIKGIQDWTFIETIPKSVILGKITVLRNTSLFLFFALFVASLTVIVLISKRVYSPIQELISRVMRQHQAEKPGQGHSANELDYLSDVFIAQRNQINELTEQWRLNKFLGRERFLRDFLGETYHSAEEIGSQFLEWGIDLPKDQLSVAIFRIDLFSEFSETYSEKDRRLLRFAMSNIIQESLQSSKHKLQTVDMGDDHVAVVLSAPLSEEYAKKLQVSQQLIEQYLSVGTTAAWGRTLPSLTDMHEIYMETYELTQERFRFGHRALIVKAWLPDAPGELYHLPVNKERQIAQALPKGNADTVLEVIRSAVGKLRGMPYFECKMSLITLFMDIRRLMQEHSGQPLPSSWGLTSIEKQIIQQETMENVVPWIEALVTKTLEDIVAARSLSKNVALIEQADRFIEEQLTDPNLSAKMLADHLGLSVNYFRSLYKAETNQSITDKISEKRLSFICQELLASDSPIEPIVQNSGFSSLNTFYSIFKKVYGMTPAQYRKKHRNGDTIENI comes from the coding sequence ATGAAGCTCATTTTTTATTTTGTCAGTGCAAACGTTCTGGTGCTGGGCATATCTTTTGCGCTGCTCTATTGGCAGTCTTCCAAAACGCTTCTGGAAGAGATCGGCGATCATTCCGAATCCTTGCTGGTGAACAGCGCCCAAAACACGGCGCGACTGATGGAATGGGCGCTGGAATTCAGCTTCTCCTCCAGCAATGACAGCACCCTTAAGGTATATGCCCTTTCGGATCAATACAGCGATTTTGAAACGTTCGAGGTGTGGAGCCGGCTTATGGACATTAAGAACGCCAATCCGGCTATCGATTCGGTATACCTCATCAACGATTACACGAATACGGTAGTCGATTCAAGACTTGGATTAAATGATGCGGCAGCTTTCTACGATCAGGACATCATTGAGCGTTTACGGGATCCGGTTACAGCGAACCACAGCGTTCTCATTCCAAGAACCTTGTCCCTCCCTCTTACCGGGAATAAGCCCAAAGAGGTGACGACCATCATAAGATTTTACGAAAAAGGCAGTTCCATCTCCGCTTTCGTTATGAATGTAGATACCGATAATCTCATGACCCTGCTTCAGAACAATTCGAATTATGCCAACAGGTCGGTTACAGTTCTGAATGACCGGGATGAGACGGTGTATAGCAGCACTTCTTTGAATCGGGAACAAATTGCGGAGCTCAGAAACCACGGGAGTAAGGGAGAAAGCGGATGGAAGCTCTTTCAGCCCCGAACTCAGGGAGAACAGCTAATGGTTTACGCAAGCGCCTCCATCAAAGGAATCCAGGATTGGACCTTTATCGAAACGATACCAAAGTCTGTCATTTTGGGAAAAATCACTGTTCTTCGCAACACAAGCCTGTTCTTGTTCTTCGCCCTGTTCGTAGCATCCTTGACCGTTATCGTTCTGATTTCCAAACGGGTGTACTCGCCTATTCAAGAACTGATTAGCAGGGTGATGCGGCAGCATCAAGCTGAAAAGCCCGGCCAAGGACATAGCGCAAATGAACTTGACTACTTATCCGATGTGTTTATAGCCCAACGTAATCAGATTAATGAACTGACCGAGCAATGGCGGCTGAATAAATTTTTGGGCAGAGAGAGGTTTTTACGGGATTTTCTCGGGGAGACCTACCATTCAGCAGAGGAAATAGGTTCTCAATTTCTAGAATGGGGAATTGATCTGCCAAAAGATCAGCTGTCGGTGGCCATCTTCCGGATCGACCTCTTCTCGGAATTTTCGGAGACCTACTCGGAGAAGGACCGGCGTCTGCTCCGATTTGCAATGTCCAATATTATTCAAGAGTCGCTGCAATCGTCCAAGCACAAGCTGCAAACGGTGGACATGGGGGACGATCACGTGGCAGTTGTCTTATCCGCCCCATTGTCCGAAGAATATGCGAAGAAGCTGCAGGTATCCCAACAGTTAATAGAACAGTATTTGTCAGTGGGAACGACTGCCGCTTGGGGCAGGACGCTGCCCAGCCTGACCGACATGCATGAGATATATATGGAGACGTATGAACTGACGCAGGAGCGGTTCCGATTCGGACACAGAGCGCTCATCGTGAAAGCATGGCTGCCCGACGCGCCCGGAGAACTGTATCATCTGCCAGTGAACAAAGAGCGGCAGATCGCTCAGGCTCTTCCCAAGGGGAATGCAGATACGGTTCTGGAAGTCATACGCTCAGCCGTAGGCAAGCTGCGAGGCATGCCCTATTTTGAATGTAAAATGTCGTTGATTACCTTGTTTATGGATATACGCCGGCTCATGCAAGAGCACTCCGGCCAGCCGCTGCCCAGTTCATGGGGGCTGACTTCCATCGAGAAACAGATCATTCAGCAGGAGACGATGGAAAACGTGGTGCCATGGATAGAAGCATTGGTAACCAAGACGCTCGAAGACATTGTGGCTGCCCGCAGTCTGTCCAAAAACGTGGCCCTGATCGAGCAGGCGGACCGGTTCATTGAAGAACAATTAACCGATCCGAACTTGTCCGCAAAAATGCTGGCCGATCATTTGGGATTGTCCGTGAATTATTTCCGCAGTTTGTATAAAGCGGAGACAAACCAGTCCATTACGGACAAGATATCGGAGAAGCGCCTAAGTTTCATATGTCAGGAGTTACTTGCCTCCGACTCGCCGATTGAGCCCATCGTCCAAAATTCCGGATTTTCGTCGCTGAACACGTTTTATTCCATCTTCAAAAAGGTATATGGAATGACACCGGCCCAATACCGGAAGAAGCATAGAAATGGCGATACAATAGAGAATATATAG
- a CDS encoding carbohydrate ABC transporter permease: MRQKQSAADRTFTAFAHTFILLFTLFCLFPFLLMIIGSFTDEEELIAHGYTLFPQKLSLDAYKAVLQSDVLFNGYAVTIFITVVGALSALCISAMLGYSLANKRNVLQTPFLFFCYLPMLFSGGIIPFYIVVSQWLHLQNTIWVLVLTMLCQPFLVFLLVSFFRTIPEELEEAARIDGANEMRVFFQIMIPISKPILASVGLFYALNYWNDWFMGLMFVDNEKLFPLQLILRRMVSNMEAAKNLIPASAAIAVTPPTYGVRMATTVLTIGPIVLLYPMLQKYFVKGLTVGAVKG; the protein is encoded by the coding sequence ATGAGACAGAAACAGAGCGCTGCGGATCGAACTTTTACGGCATTTGCCCATACGTTCATTTTGTTGTTCACCTTATTTTGTCTGTTTCCTTTTCTGCTGATGATTATCGGCTCTTTTACGGACGAGGAGGAACTGATTGCGCACGGCTATACTTTATTTCCGCAAAAATTATCACTGGACGCTTATAAGGCGGTTTTGCAATCGGATGTGCTGTTCAACGGCTATGCGGTCACGATTTTTATCACCGTTGTAGGCGCATTAAGCGCGTTGTGCATTTCCGCAATGCTCGGCTATTCTCTGGCTAACAAACGGAATGTCCTGCAAACACCTTTTCTGTTTTTTTGCTACTTGCCTATGCTTTTTTCCGGAGGTATCATTCCATTTTATATTGTAGTCAGTCAGTGGCTGCATTTGCAGAATACTATCTGGGTGCTCGTTTTAACTATGTTATGCCAGCCGTTCCTTGTCTTTTTGCTTGTCAGTTTCTTCCGCACAATTCCCGAGGAATTGGAGGAAGCTGCAAGAATAGACGGAGCGAATGAAATGAGAGTTTTCTTTCAAATTATGATCCCGATCTCGAAGCCGATTCTGGCTTCTGTGGGTCTCTTCTATGCTCTGAACTACTGGAATGACTGGTTTATGGGGTTGATGTTCGTGGATAATGAGAAGTTATTCCCGCTGCAGCTGATTCTGCGCCGGATGGTGTCCAATATGGAAGCCGCCAAAAATCTCATTCCCGCCTCAGCAGCCATTGCTGTAACGCCGCCGACCTATGGCGTGCGGATGGCGACAACCGTGCTGACGATCGGCCCGATTGTCTTGCTGTATCCCATGCTTCAGAAGTATTTCGTCAAAGGTCTAACGGTAGGAGCTGTAAAAGGGTAA
- a CDS encoding glycoside hydrolase family 130 protein — MNIKRSAQNPVIRIEDVAPSRPDFRVLGVFNAGVAQFRDEIILLLRIAEAPLSDRADEVLVPRLNEAGTDVLVERYDKTDPGYDFSDSRFIARDGQTVMLTSLSHLRVARSKDGIHFDVEPQPALFPEHALEAWGIEDPRVTQIGDIYYITYSSASARGVGAGLAETRDFRTFKRRGLMLAPENKDVMIFPDKINGKYYALHRPVPKSFGSPEMWIAESPDLDHWGNHRFLMGLSEQGWDSARMGGGAVPIRTERGWLALYHGADSKHRYCMGAVLLDLDNPAKVIARSRVPVLEPEAAYEVNGFFGKVVFSCGALLLDQTVRMYYGAADEVMAVADIPLEDIYNTLL, encoded by the coding sequence ATGAACATAAAACGCAGCGCGCAAAATCCTGTTATACGGATCGAGGACGTTGCCCCCTCCCGCCCCGACTTTCGAGTGCTGGGTGTGTTTAATGCAGGCGTTGCGCAGTTTAGGGATGAAATTATCCTTTTACTGCGCATTGCGGAAGCGCCGTTATCGGACCGGGCGGACGAAGTGCTCGTCCCCCGGCTGAATGAAGCGGGTACCGATGTCCTTGTAGAGCGCTACGACAAGACCGATCCGGGGTATGATTTCTCCGACTCGCGCTTCATAGCAAGGGACGGACAAACGGTCATGCTCACATCCTTATCCCATCTCCGGGTGGCGCGAAGCAAAGACGGCATTCATTTCGACGTCGAGCCGCAGCCGGCCTTGTTTCCGGAGCACGCTCTGGAAGCGTGGGGAATTGAAGATCCGCGCGTGACCCAAATCGGAGACATCTATTATATCACTTACAGCTCTGCCTCCGCCCGCGGCGTTGGCGCCGGCCTGGCGGAGACCCGGGATTTTCGGACATTCAAGCGCCGCGGACTTATGCTGGCTCCCGAAAATAAGGATGTCATGATCTTCCCGGATAAAATTAACGGCAAATACTACGCTTTGCACCGTCCGGTGCCGAAGTCGTTCGGCTCACCCGAGATGTGGATCGCCGAATCGCCCGATCTCGACCATTGGGGGAACCATCGCTTCCTGATGGGGCTAAGCGAACAAGGCTGGGATTCGGCCCGTATGGGCGGCGGGGCGGTTCCGATTCGAACCGAACGCGGCTGGCTTGCGCTGTACCACGGAGCGGACAGCAAGCATCGCTATTGTATGGGCGCGGTGCTGCTTGATTTGGATAACCCTGCCAAGGTGATCGCAAGATCCCGTGTACCCGTATTGGAGCCGGAAGCTGCCTATGAGGTGAATGGATTTTTCGGCAAGGTCGTGTTTTCGTGCGGAGCCCTGCTGCTGGATCAAACGGTCCGCATGTATTATGGTGCCGCGGACGAAGTGATGGCAGTGGCGGACATACCGCTAGAGGATATATATAATACGCTTTTGTAA
- a CDS encoding extracellular solute-binding protein, with amino-acid sequence MRLKKWFGTTTTAVLVSSLMLAGCGGGNTKTGGNEGSSGANAESAAPAPKETVTLKAYFPGDKPVGFDDVLQAVNDKLKKDNVGAALNINFLPWSDYGNAVSVKMSAGEDFDMYLDAPWLSMNQMIDGNSLKELDAEVAKRPELKASIPDEMWEYNKFEGKIMGIPLGTTQGQLYGLLIRKDLREKYGLPELKTLDDLEKFLYTVKENEKDVKPFVLNGIKADKLPFILSDSANLALDEVLEIGVNMFAYSTKDKKVVGQWASPMIADGYERVTKYYKDGIISKNIAQEQNAETLFKQGKYAATYYAADGVEGLKYSEMLQDGSDKLEIFIPNGDKAKPYTAFQQWNFLCIPASSQHADLALDVVNWMSIKENHDLMEYGIQGKDWEPVGDSSYKVLSKYSFPGYVLTWRPTLNRTPDTMMKDDKKWFDFSTNPANFTLSPTAGFNFNAEKVKTEYAKITPLHDSIFLPLSQGVLPADQGKKTLEKKMASLGGQKVIDEIQAQIDAVTSGK; translated from the coding sequence ATGAGGTTAAAAAAATGGTTTGGCACGACGACGACAGCGGTATTGGTATCGTCACTGATGTTGGCCGGCTGCGGCGGAGGCAATACGAAGACTGGCGGCAATGAGGGGAGTTCTGGAGCGAATGCGGAAAGCGCTGCACCTGCACCGAAGGAAACGGTGACGTTGAAGGCTTATTTTCCGGGGGATAAACCGGTAGGCTTTGACGATGTGCTGCAGGCGGTCAACGACAAATTGAAAAAGGACAACGTTGGAGCGGCCTTGAATATCAATTTCCTGCCGTGGTCCGATTACGGGAATGCGGTATCGGTGAAGATGTCTGCCGGGGAAGACTTCGATATGTATTTGGATGCCCCGTGGTTATCCATGAATCAGATGATCGACGGCAATTCTTTAAAGGAACTGGATGCCGAGGTGGCCAAACGTCCGGAGCTAAAAGCATCCATTCCCGATGAAATGTGGGAATATAACAAATTCGAAGGAAAAATTATGGGGATTCCGCTTGGTACCACCCAAGGCCAGCTATATGGCCTTCTGATCCGCAAAGATTTGCGCGAGAAATACGGACTTCCCGAGTTGAAAACGCTCGACGATCTGGAGAAATTTTTGTATACGGTCAAGGAAAACGAGAAGGATGTCAAGCCCTTCGTCCTTAACGGCATCAAAGCCGATAAACTTCCGTTTATCCTGAGCGACTCCGCTAATCTGGCGCTCGATGAAGTGCTCGAAATCGGTGTCAACATGTTCGCATATTCAACTAAGGACAAGAAAGTAGTCGGTCAATGGGCAAGCCCGATGATTGCCGATGGTTATGAACGCGTCACCAAATACTACAAGGACGGCATCATTTCCAAAAATATCGCGCAGGAGCAAAATGCAGAAACACTGTTCAAGCAAGGCAAATATGCGGCCACCTATTATGCGGCGGATGGTGTGGAAGGATTGAAATATTCGGAAATGCTGCAAGACGGCAGCGACAAGCTTGAGATTTTCATTCCGAACGGTGATAAGGCCAAGCCGTATACCGCTTTCCAGCAATGGAATTTCCTGTGCATCCCGGCTTCATCGCAGCACGCCGATTTAGCTCTGGACGTAGTCAATTGGATGTCCATTAAGGAAAACCACGATTTGATGGAATACGGCATTCAAGGGAAGGACTGGGAACCTGTCGGCGATTCGAGCTATAAGGTGCTGTCCAAATATTCATTCCCGGGCTATGTGCTGACCTGGCGGCCAACGTTGAACCGTACGCCGGACACGATGATGAAGGATGACAAGAAGTGGTTCGACTTCTCCACCAACCCGGCCAATTTCACGCTTAGTCCAACGGCGGGCTTCAACTTTAACGCTGAAAAGGTGAAGACGGAATATGCCAAAATTACTCCGCTTCACGATTCGATCTTCCTGCCGCTTAGCCAAGGCGTGCTGCCTGCCGATCAAGGCAAGAAGACGCTGGAGAAAAAAATGGCGAGCCTCGGCGGACAAAAAGTGATCGATGAAATTCAGGCGCAAATCGACGCCGTCACATCCGGTAAATAA
- a CDS encoding ABC transporter permease yields MQYQLNASKRSKLKHIVQNPFLYAMAVPGLLFFLVFSYFPIYGIMIAFKDYNFAKGITGSDWVGFKNFDYFFTSDDFWVILRNTLVLNILFILFTTVAAILIALMFNEIRNKYFKRISQSLIFLPYFMSWIVVGMIVQSLFGGEEPMINTWLQYIGLEPVNWMFESKLWPYILTVIRVWQGAGYLSIIFLAAITGISEDLYEAARIDGASKLQIVLRITLPLLVPTIMIMTLLAVGKIFNGDFAMIYAIIGDNSMLYPTTDVIDTFVFRSMRQLHDFGMSSAVGLFQSIMGLIFVITANWVTRRVSKESALF; encoded by the coding sequence ATGCAATACCAACTTAACGCAAGTAAACGGTCCAAGCTGAAGCATATTGTTCAAAATCCTTTTCTTTATGCTATGGCCGTGCCGGGGCTGCTGTTTTTTCTCGTGTTCAGTTATTTTCCCATATACGGGATTATGATCGCCTTCAAGGACTATAATTTTGCCAAAGGAATTACGGGAAGCGATTGGGTCGGTTTTAAAAACTTCGATTATTTTTTTACTTCGGATGATTTCTGGGTCATTCTGCGCAACACGCTGGTGTTGAACATACTGTTCATTTTGTTTACTACAGTGGCTGCAATTTTAATTGCTCTTATGTTCAATGAAATCCGCAATAAGTATTTCAAACGAATTTCGCAATCGCTCATTTTCCTTCCTTATTTTATGTCCTGGATTGTGGTAGGAATGATTGTCCAATCCTTATTCGGCGGGGAAGAGCCGATGATCAATACCTGGCTGCAATATATCGGCTTGGAACCGGTCAACTGGATGTTTGAGTCGAAGCTCTGGCCTTACATTCTGACGGTTATCCGTGTGTGGCAAGGAGCCGGTTATCTTTCGATTATTTTTCTGGCTGCGATTACCGGCATATCGGAGGATTTGTACGAGGCTGCCCGGATTGACGGGGCATCCAAGCTGCAGATTGTGCTGCGCATTACGCTGCCGCTGCTCGTTCCTACCATCATGATCATGACTTTGCTGGCCGTAGGCAAGATTTTCAACGGGGATTTTGCCATGATCTATGCGATCATTGGAGATAACTCCATGCTGTATCCGACTACCGACGTTATTGACACCTTCGTATTCCGCTCCATGAGACAGCTGCATGACTTCGGCATGTCTTCGGCGGTGGGCCTGTTCCAGTCGATTATGGGTCTGATCTTCGTCATTACCGCCAACTGGGTAACCCGACGGGTGTCTAAAGAATCTGCTTTATTCTAG